The DNA region GCCGCAACCAGCCCTGCGGCCACGGGGTTATTCCCGATCCCCACCTCGACCGCCCGGCGGTAGCGGCTGGCGATGTACTCCCCTATACTCCGTTCAATATGTTTATACTGGCTCATCACGAAGAGTTTAGGTGATGGGCATCCATATTCTTTGGGATTCAGAGGCGCCGGCGGGTATAGAGCTCCCGGTCATCCGGATGATCGCGATGATCCTTGGAGAAGAGGCGGAACTTGTCGAATACCCGCTCCTCATCGATGGTTATGACAGGGATCGCAACCAGCACGATGCTCAGAAGATCCTGGACCGCCTGCAGGACACCCTGACGCGCAGGTATGATATCGATGGTCCGCTGCTGTTTGTAACCTCACGCGACCTCTACACCGGGGGGTGCGACTTTGTCTTCGGGCTTGCCCGTCCGAGAGCCGGTGTCGCCGTCGTCTCGACAGCCCGGCTGGGAAACGACTATTACGGCAGGGTGCCGGACGATACCGAGCTCATAGACCGGACAGCTAAGGAGGGGGCGCATGAACTCGGCCACCTCCTGGGGCTCGGCCACTGTTCAAACCCCGAATGTGTCATGTTCCGGCCGCAGACTCTTGACGAACTCGACAGGAAGAAGAAGATGCTCTGCCCGGTCTGCAGAGAGGCTCTGGCACCACTACAGGAAGGATGAGATGGAAAGTGGCCTCACTCTACCGATCCAAGGTCTACTGTGAGGTCTACCGCCGGGAAATCACTGCTGGATGGGAGCACAACGCTGAAGTTTTTTGTGGTGTCGGCACGGACGGTGCCTTCTGCGAGGGTCATATCGAGGATGTGACCGCCAACGGTGCGGTCAGTGGTTAT from Methanoculleus receptaculi includes:
- a CDS encoding archaemetzincin family Zn-dependent metalloprotease encodes the protein MGIHILWDSEAPAGIELPVIRMIAMILGEEAELVEYPLLIDGYDRDRNQHDAQKILDRLQDTLTRRYDIDGPLLFVTSRDLYTGGCDFVFGLARPRAGVAVVSTARLGNDYYGRVPDDTELIDRTAKEGAHELGHLLGLGHCSNPECVMFRPQTLDELDRKKKMLCPVCREALAPLQEG